Proteins from a genomic interval of Ignavibacteria bacterium:
- a CDS encoding T9SS type A sorting domain-containing protein, which produces MKRIIFLLAYLTLSFPLFAQVIPRTWLQPNNLKAEFGLTGIFNQGLSPNTAGCEWPIGSGNHVCFTAGLTIAAMVNDSFAMTAASYRGEWSPGYYNNGVYTTNPSFRYYSVKVGDNCSNNPDYANWGLMVPYGAPFKDVNQNGVYDCGIDIPGMPNAKQTIFIVVCDGDESQHSIGEGFGGGVLKPLLKSQLAITAWGYDYPSVNNAHFIKYEITNKSNSTWKKTFLGLYSDPDIGDATDDWGGCSPELDLSFAYNKDNNDPEYGVNPPAFGFAILRSPYVFRNGYNDTLGMTSYNLLWCNGSGGPDCQNMPNGEPLAAYRCMQGFKKDGTPVLNPLITIGTRKTKFWYSGDPETNTGWNASYGYIPNCGGDTTMTTISHAGCGSVMMLMNTGSDSLEIIPNQIIEYTIAQFVERGTSNLNSVTLLKNKVNSLKDFYNSIANSTSISHNNEIIIKDYKLYQNYPNPFNPETKIKFDIPKTSQVQLEVFDISGKLIATLVNEQLNSGQYTIAFDASKLSSGVYIYRMRAGEVVYSNKMLLLK; this is translated from the coding sequence ATGAAAAGAATAATATTTTTACTCGCATATTTAACCCTCTCTTTTCCGTTATTTGCACAAGTTATTCCAAGAACATGGCTCCAGCCAAATAACTTAAAAGCCGAATTCGGGTTGACCGGGATATTCAATCAAGGATTATCACCAAATACTGCGGGTTGTGAGTGGCCTATTGGTTCAGGAAATCATGTATGCTTTACTGCGGGATTAACAATTGCTGCTATGGTCAATGATTCGTTTGCGATGACAGCTGCAAGTTACAGAGGAGAATGGTCGCCGGGATATTATAATAATGGAGTTTATACAACTAACCCGTCTTTTAGATATTATTCTGTTAAAGTGGGAGATAATTGTTCCAATAATCCGGATTATGCCAACTGGGGATTGATGGTTCCTTACGGAGCTCCGTTCAAAGATGTAAATCAAAACGGTGTATATGACTGCGGAATTGACATACCCGGAATGCCAAATGCAAAACAAACCATATTTATTGTTGTATGTGACGGTGATGAATCACAACACAGCATAGGCGAAGGTTTCGGCGGTGGAGTATTAAAGCCGTTATTAAAATCACAGCTTGCAATAACTGCATGGGGTTATGATTATCCATCTGTCAACAATGCGCATTTCATAAAATATGAAATCACAAATAAAAGCAACAGTACGTGGAAGAAAACTTTTCTGGGTTTGTATTCAGACCCTGACATTGGAGATGCAACTGATGACTGGGGAGGATGTTCGCCGGAACTCGATTTGAGTTTTGCTTATAACAAAGACAATAATGACCCTGAATATGGAGTAAATCCTCCTGCATTTGGATTTGCCATTTTAAGGTCGCCATATGTTTTCAGAAACGGATATAATGACACGCTTGGGATGACTTCCTACAATCTTCTTTGGTGCAATGGTTCGGGCGGACCTGACTGCCAGAATATGCCAAATGGAGAACCGCTTGCTGCCTATAGATGCATGCAGGGTTTTAAAAAAGACGGAACACCGGTTTTAAATCCGCTAATAACAATAGGAACGAGAAAAACAAAATTCTGGTATTCAGGCGACCCTGAAACAAACACAGGATGGAATGCTTCTTACGGTTACATTCCTAACTGCGGAGGCGATACTACGATGACGACCATTTCTCATGCCGGCTGTGGAAGCGTTATGATGCTTATGAACACGGGAAGTGATTCGCTCGAGATTATTCCAAATCAAATAATTGAATATACAATTGCGCAGTTTGTTGAACGCGGAACTTCGAATTTGAATTCTGTTACTCTTCTGAAAAACAAAGTGAACAGCTTGAAAGATTTTTATAACTCGATTGCAAACAGCACTTCAATTTCTCATAACAATGAAATTATTATAAAAGATTATAAGCTTTATCAGAATTATCCAAACCCTTTCAACCCGGAGACAAAAATTAAATTCGACATTCCAAAAACATCACAAGTCCAGCTCGAAGTATTCGACATAAGCGGAAAGCTTATTGCAACGCTTGTAAATGAACAGCTTAACTCAGGACAATATACCATTGCATTCGACGCTTCAAAATTATCATCGGGGGTTTATATATACCGAATGAGAGCAGGTGAGGTTGTTTATTCAAATAAAATGCTTTTGTTGAAGTAA